A DNA window from Pseudarthrobacter sp. W1I19 contains the following coding sequences:
- a CDS encoding GlxA family transcriptional regulator has protein sequence MLKSVAVIVVPNFSMFEFGTACEVFGIDRSGRGSGVPAFDFRVCTPNPGSVRLKNGLSMNVELGLEATADADLVIMAPYGRDDDLPESVLEALRAADARGAWVMSICSGAFALARAGLLDGRRCTTHWHYSGQLAAQYPQVQVDENVLYVQDGNIISSAGTAAGIDACLHLVRVELGANVAAAIARDMVVPPHRDGGQAQFIDRPMPTCGSAPMEQLLRWMVEHLDREHTVNELAARVHMSARTFARKFRSETGATPAAWLNSQRVLRAQELLESSDLNIEEIAREAGFGHPVLLRHHFAKVLDTSPQSYRRAFRGQLEEAV, from the coding sequence ATGCTGAAATCAGTAGCAGTCATCGTGGTTCCCAACTTCTCGATGTTCGAATTCGGCACTGCCTGTGAAGTGTTTGGAATCGACAGGTCCGGCAGGGGGAGCGGCGTCCCCGCCTTTGACTTTCGCGTCTGTACGCCCAACCCCGGCAGCGTCAGGCTCAAGAACGGCCTGTCCATGAATGTGGAGCTTGGCCTCGAAGCCACCGCCGACGCCGACCTGGTCATCATGGCGCCCTACGGCAGGGACGATGATCTGCCCGAATCGGTCCTGGAAGCACTGCGCGCTGCCGATGCCAGGGGAGCGTGGGTGATGTCCATCTGCTCCGGAGCTTTTGCCCTCGCCCGCGCCGGGCTCCTGGACGGCCGGCGCTGCACCACGCACTGGCACTATTCGGGCCAGCTGGCCGCCCAGTACCCGCAGGTGCAGGTGGACGAAAACGTACTCTATGTCCAGGACGGTAACATCATCTCCTCCGCCGGCACTGCCGCCGGGATTGATGCCTGCCTGCACCTTGTACGCGTGGAACTCGGAGCGAACGTTGCCGCCGCCATTGCCCGCGACATGGTGGTCCCCCCGCACCGCGACGGCGGCCAGGCGCAGTTCATCGACCGTCCCATGCCCACCTGTGGCTCGGCTCCGATGGAGCAGCTCCTTCGCTGGATGGTGGAGCACCTGGACCGTGAGCACACGGTGAATGAGCTGGCAGCGCGGGTGCACATGTCTGCCAGAACGTTTGCCAGGAAGTTCAGGTCCGAAACCGGCGCAACCCCGGCGGCCTGGCTGAATTCGCAGCGGGTGCTTCGGGCCCAGGAGCTGCTCGAATCCAGCGATCTGAACATCGAAGAAATCGCACGGGAGGCCGGCTTCGGCCATCCGGTGCTGCTGCGCCACCACTTCGCCAAAGTCCTGGACACCAGCCCTCAGTCCTACCGCAGGGCATTCCGGGGCCAGCTGGAGGAAGCGGTTTAG
- a CDS encoding protealysin inhibitor emfourin, which yields MKISVERTGGVAAMTRIWTVNAESETARNQWQPIVEACPWDAVPRTPRAAAAEFAGAQPDRFIYSIRAGQHRAALPEQAVTGPWRVLVDSTRAAAEERKG from the coding sequence ATGAAGATCAGTGTGGAGCGCACCGGCGGCGTCGCGGCGATGACCCGGATTTGGACTGTCAACGCTGAGTCCGAGACGGCAAGGAACCAGTGGCAGCCCATTGTGGAAGCATGCCCCTGGGACGCCGTTCCGCGGACACCGAGGGCAGCCGCAGCAGAATTCGCAGGAGCCCAGCCGGACCGGTTCATCTACTCCATTCGCGCCGGGCAACATCGCGCCGCCCTTCCTGAGCAGGCAGTCACCGGCCCGTGGCGTGTACTGGTGGACAGCACCAGGGCTGCCGCTGAGGAGCGGAAAGGCTAA
- a CDS encoding M4 family metallopeptidase, translating to MYCSIIPPYLLRRLARQDAPEFSAAARAAREALGHVRSVHAARTQAAPETPAGVRQAKPGPSNRTVFDAAGSEVLPGKLVRKEGEPATGDPAADEAYDGLGHTHRLYADVFGRNSIDGRGLPLNATVHFGKLYDNAFWDGTQMVFGDGDGEVFDRFTKSLTVIGHELAHGVTQYSAGLVYRNQAGALNESMSDVFGALVEQYVKNQSTAEASWLIGEGLFTSQVQGQALRSMKAPGTAYDDDVLGKDPQPDSMDSYVKTSADNGGVHINSGIPNRAFCVLAEQLGGNAWDTPGRIWYETLTGGSLPSGATFTVFARATAAAATELFGSGSKEHDAVRNAWETVKVKL from the coding sequence ATGTACTGCTCCATCATTCCGCCCTACCTGTTGCGGCGCCTCGCCAGGCAGGACGCGCCGGAGTTCTCTGCGGCAGCCAGGGCCGCCAGGGAAGCACTGGGCCACGTCCGCTCAGTCCACGCCGCACGGACCCAAGCTGCTCCCGAGACTCCTGCAGGAGTGCGCCAGGCGAAACCCGGACCATCAAACCGCACCGTTTTCGACGCCGCGGGTTCAGAAGTCCTTCCCGGCAAACTTGTCCGGAAAGAGGGTGAGCCCGCTACCGGAGATCCGGCAGCGGATGAGGCCTATGACGGGCTCGGCCACACGCACCGGCTGTATGCGGACGTCTTCGGCAGGAACTCGATCGATGGCCGGGGATTGCCGTTGAACGCCACCGTTCACTTCGGCAAGCTGTACGACAACGCTTTTTGGGACGGCACGCAGATGGTCTTCGGTGACGGTGACGGCGAAGTTTTTGACCGCTTCACCAAGTCCCTCACTGTTATCGGCCACGAACTCGCGCACGGGGTCACCCAGTATTCAGCTGGACTGGTGTATCGGAACCAGGCCGGCGCACTCAACGAATCCATGTCGGACGTATTCGGCGCCCTCGTGGAGCAGTATGTAAAGAACCAGTCCACCGCCGAAGCCAGCTGGCTGATTGGTGAGGGCCTTTTCACCTCCCAGGTTCAGGGGCAGGCCTTGCGCTCCATGAAGGCCCCCGGCACGGCTTACGACGACGACGTGCTGGGAAAGGATCCACAGCCGGACTCCATGGACTCATACGTGAAGACCAGTGCTGACAACGGCGGAGTCCACATCAATTCCGGCATCCCCAACCGTGCGTTTTGTGTGCTGGCCGAACAGCTGGGCGGAAACGCGTGGGACACCCCCGGGCGCATCTGGTACGAGACGCTCACCGGAGGTTCTCTTCCCTCCGGCGCCACCTTCACCGTCTTTGCGCGCGCCACGGCTGCGGCTGCCACCGAGCTTTTCGGTTCCGGATCAAAAGAGCATGACGCCGTACGGAACGCGTGGGAAACTGTGAAGGTCAAGCTTTAA
- a CDS encoding HNH endonuclease signature motif containing protein, translated as MEMNPAVVQAEGAVDASVAAFMAALRDTAESDNAESGPDVSGGGGDGADGADSFGFDDPLQRLVDAAVDILAAVGRSEAKIAAVKALAVAVLAGATRALNGPASSPQEASAQERSLVAEVGCALAIGDRAAGALLAESHALTTSLPRALAALRAGTMSWAHARTMVEQTSCLDPAAAAALEAHFLDPDAPGAARGCPIGEMPAYRFKARARDWRERHHPESLEKRHARSVADRRVEYWPDNDGMAWVAALLPGDQASAIWNRLSAIARGKQGPAETRSLPELKADTFTEGLLTTGTTAGNTANDVGTGGDRGAGDEISASSVSNGADSTGGGNSAGDGEPDGPRQGDGTTSGTAPGLGSPIRAQVLVTVPVCSLMGLTDEPAMLDGFGPIPPSMARRLVADGAASFYRVLVDPRDGAPLEIGRTSYRVSKAMRNWLRLRDGKCPFPGCNNPSLDNEADHILAWAKGGSTGVSNLGQPCRKHHKLRHTSGWKPTPASKTESPGWTSPTGRHYKSEYQDWEPPHWPDTAVPESIREFDELLQLWELPDDLSGVPTPPEDLSEACPPPVEPPFPHELFQDDIPEETFADWFLSQDKPPKDPLPHLLTQPGKPATWG; from the coding sequence ATGGAAATGAATCCGGCGGTGGTGCAGGCGGAGGGGGCGGTTGATGCGTCGGTCGCGGCTTTTATGGCTGCGCTGAGAGATACTGCCGAGTCCGATAATGCAGAGTCCGGCCCGGACGTTTCCGGTGGTGGGGGTGATGGCGCTGACGGTGCTGATTCCTTTGGGTTTGATGATCCGTTGCAGCGGTTGGTGGATGCGGCGGTGGATATTCTGGCGGCGGTGGGTCGGTCGGAGGCGAAGATCGCGGCGGTGAAGGCGTTGGCGGTGGCAGTGCTGGCCGGGGCCACGAGGGCGTTGAACGGCCCGGCGTCGTCTCCCCAGGAGGCTTCGGCGCAGGAGAGGAGCCTGGTGGCTGAGGTCGGGTGCGCGCTGGCGATCGGTGACCGGGCCGCGGGGGCGCTGCTGGCTGAATCCCACGCCCTGACCACGTCATTGCCCAGGGCGTTGGCGGCGTTGCGGGCCGGGACGATGTCCTGGGCCCATGCCCGGACGATGGTGGAGCAGACCTCCTGCCTGGACCCTGCTGCGGCGGCGGCGTTGGAGGCGCATTTCCTGGACCCGGACGCCCCGGGCGCGGCCCGCGGGTGCCCGATCGGGGAGATGCCGGCGTACCGGTTCAAGGCCCGGGCCCGGGACTGGCGGGAACGCCACCACCCCGAAAGCCTGGAGAAACGCCACGCCAGGAGTGTGGCGGACCGGCGGGTGGAGTACTGGCCGGACAACGACGGGATGGCCTGGGTCGCCGCGCTCCTGCCCGGGGACCAGGCCTCGGCGATCTGGAACAGGCTCAGCGCCATCGCCCGCGGCAAGCAAGGCCCCGCCGAAACCCGCAGCCTGCCCGAGCTCAAAGCAGACACCTTCACCGAAGGCCTCCTCACTACCGGCACCACAGCCGGCAACACCGCCAACGACGTGGGTACCGGCGGCGATCGCGGAGCTGGCGATGAAATCAGCGCAAGCAGTGTCAGCAACGGTGCTGACAGTACCGGCGGCGGCAACAGTGCCGGGGACGGCGAACCGGATGGTCCCCGCCAAGGTGATGGAACCACTTCAGGAACAGCTCCTGGTTTAGGATCACCGATCCGGGCGCAGGTGCTGGTCACCGTGCCGGTCTGCTCCCTGATGGGCCTGACTGATGAGCCGGCGATGCTGGACGGGTTCGGACCCATCCCGCCTTCGATGGCACGCAGGCTCGTCGCAGATGGGGCCGCCTCGTTCTACCGGGTTCTGGTGGATCCGCGGGATGGGGCGCCGCTGGAGATCGGCCGCACCAGCTACCGGGTGAGCAAGGCGATGCGGAACTGGCTCAGGCTGCGGGACGGCAAATGCCCCTTCCCCGGCTGCAACAACCCATCCCTGGACAACGAGGCGGACCATATTCTGGCCTGGGCCAAGGGCGGCAGCACGGGGGTATCGAACCTGGGACAACCCTGCCGGAAACATCACAAGCTTCGCCACACCAGCGGCTGGAAACCCACCCCGGCCAGCAAAACAGAATCACCCGGCTGGACCTCACCCACCGGACGGCACTATAAAAGCGAATACCAGGACTGGGAACCACCCCACTGGCCAGACACAGCCGTGCCCGAGAGCATCCGTGAGTTCGATGAACTCCTGCAACTGTGGGAACTCCCCGATGACCTTTCCGGAGTACCGACACCGCCGGAGGACCTTTCCGAAGCCTGCCCTCCGCCGGTCGAACCACCTTTCCCCCATGAACTTTTTCAAGACGACATTCCGGAAGAGACGTTTGCGGACTGGTTCCTGTCGCAAGACAAGCCCCCGAAAGACCCGTTACCACACCTGCTAACCCAACCCGGTAAGCCGGCTACCTGGGGTTAG
- a CDS encoding ferredoxin--NADP reductase, whose protein sequence is MSPVETPKAGPAPSLAGRVDTALGRFTMYRLVLLVLAALAAYSLLLDALGWLTFGIPEMLGHLVLCLGLTYASNRALAALFHVRPHSESSLITGLLLYFLFWPSFVPMDVAGVALACVLASASKYALAWRGRHIFNPAAAGAFAAGLTGLNIATWWAATPAILWLLVPGVLLVLYRTRKFLMAAVFLVVATAIISQELLQAGMSAGMALWQALAQRPLLFFVGFMLTEPLTLPPRRWQQLGLAAVVGVVFAVPYNFGFLANSPEGALLLGNLLAFMAGQRGGVSLTLTGTRPLTPSTTEFSFEPSRPVRFLPGQYMELDLPHAKADGKGRRRVFSLTGSPGERLVKFGVRTAEPVSAAKKVLLSLKPGDAVTATSVGGDFVLPRDPRKPVLLIAAGIGITPFLSHISSGGLRDRDAVLLLLARTADEVAYADELNAAGVRVIARIADGSVPPPHITAFPADGSALDGEALRAAVPDVAERDVYISGSPASVASLRRAAREAGARRVHVDSFSGY, encoded by the coding sequence ATGAGCCCTGTTGAAACTCCAAAAGCAGGGCCGGCCCCCTCCCTGGCCGGCCGCGTGGATACGGCGCTGGGCCGGTTCACCATGTACCGGCTGGTCCTCCTGGTCCTCGCGGCGCTTGCGGCCTACAGCTTGCTGCTCGATGCCCTTGGTTGGCTGACGTTCGGCATCCCCGAGATGCTCGGACACCTGGTCCTGTGCCTGGGCCTGACGTACGCCTCGAACAGGGCCCTGGCGGCGCTGTTCCATGTGCGGCCCCACTCGGAGTCCTCGTTGATCACCGGCCTGCTGCTGTATTTCCTGTTTTGGCCGTCCTTCGTGCCCATGGATGTGGCGGGGGTGGCGTTGGCTTGCGTGCTCGCCTCGGCGTCGAAGTACGCCCTGGCGTGGCGCGGCCGCCATATCTTCAATCCCGCGGCTGCAGGCGCCTTCGCGGCCGGGCTCACGGGCCTGAACATTGCCACGTGGTGGGCTGCGACGCCTGCCATCCTGTGGCTGCTGGTTCCTGGTGTCCTCTTGGTCCTGTACCGCACCCGGAAGTTCCTGATGGCGGCCGTCTTCCTTGTGGTGGCCACGGCAATCATCAGCCAGGAACTGCTGCAGGCCGGCATGTCGGCAGGAATGGCCCTGTGGCAGGCTCTTGCCCAGCGGCCGCTGCTGTTCTTTGTGGGGTTCATGCTCACCGAGCCGCTGACGCTGCCGCCGCGCAGGTGGCAGCAACTGGGGTTGGCAGCCGTGGTGGGCGTGGTGTTTGCCGTCCCCTACAACTTCGGCTTCCTGGCGAATTCACCAGAGGGTGCGCTGTTGCTGGGCAATCTGCTCGCTTTTATGGCGGGCCAAAGGGGCGGCGTGAGCTTGACGCTCACCGGTACGAGGCCACTGACACCCAGTACCACCGAGTTCTCCTTCGAGCCCTCCCGCCCCGTCCGTTTCCTGCCGGGGCAGTACATGGAGCTGGACCTTCCGCACGCGAAGGCGGATGGGAAAGGACGACGCCGGGTGTTCAGTTTGACGGGCTCCCCCGGTGAGCGCCTGGTGAAGTTTGGCGTGCGGACGGCCGAGCCCGTGTCCGCCGCCAAGAAGGTCTTGCTTTCCTTGAAGCCCGGCGATGCGGTGACAGCCACCTCGGTGGGTGGCGACTTTGTGCTCCCCCGCGATCCCCGGAAGCCAGTGCTTCTGATTGCCGCCGGGATCGGCATCACCCCGTTCCTCTCGCATATCTCATCCGGCGGCCTGCGGGACCGCGACGCTGTCCTCCTCCTGCTTGCCAGGACTGCCGATGAGGTTGCCTATGCTGACGAGCTGAACGCGGCAGGCGTTCGGGTGATCGCCAGGATCGCGGATGGCTCGGTGCCTCCCCCACACATCACTGCCTTCCCGGCGGACGGCTCTGCGCTGGACGGGGAAGCCCTCAGGGCCGCGGTCCCGGATGTGGCCGAGCGCGATGTGTATATTTCGGGTTCACCGGCCAGCGTTGCCTCTTTGCGGCGGGCGGCGCGTGAGGCCGGGGCGAGGCGCGTGCACGTGGATTCGTTCTCCGGGTACTGA
- a CDS encoding FAD:protein FMN transferase — protein sequence MPDGDWEDFAFEGIGTQWEISTPVPLSGPVRARLAERVERFDAEWSRFRSDSRVSALARKPGRYEFANEAVRLGALYRTLYGMTDGAMTPLIGASLERLGYDAGYSLKPSGSPLAAPPWDAVLEWAGTTITTTAPVVLDIGAAGKGLLVDLLADELLAEGLDAFIIDASGDLLACGPLPTEVALEHPYNPAQAIGIVPLADRALCASASNRRAWGDGLHHVLDGTTGEPVRTAVATWALADTAMLADALATALFFVPGDQLQEQFDFSWLTVFSDGSAARSADFEGTLFT from the coding sequence GTGCCGGATGGGGACTGGGAGGATTTTGCGTTCGAGGGGATCGGGACGCAGTGGGAGATTTCCACGCCCGTTCCGCTGAGTGGGCCGGTCAGGGCGCGTCTGGCGGAACGGGTGGAGCGTTTCGACGCCGAGTGGTCCCGTTTCCGATCCGATTCCCGCGTCAGCGCCCTGGCCCGCAAGCCGGGACGATATGAGTTTGCGAATGAGGCCGTTCGGCTTGGTGCCCTGTACCGGACCCTGTACGGCATGACCGACGGCGCCATGACCCCACTGATCGGCGCTTCCCTTGAACGGCTGGGGTACGACGCCGGATATTCCCTTAAGCCCTCCGGCTCCCCTCTAGCGGCGCCGCCCTGGGACGCGGTCCTTGAGTGGGCTGGCACCACCATCACCACCACTGCCCCGGTGGTGCTGGATATCGGGGCTGCTGGTAAAGGCCTGCTGGTTGACCTGCTCGCGGACGAGCTTCTTGCCGAAGGGCTGGACGCATTCATCATCGATGCCAGCGGCGACCTGCTGGCGTGCGGTCCGCTGCCCACCGAGGTGGCGTTGGAGCATCCCTACAATCCTGCACAGGCCATCGGGATCGTTCCGCTGGCGGACCGGGCCCTGTGCGCCTCGGCTTCCAACCGGCGCGCCTGGGGGGACGGACTGCACCACGTGCTGGACGGCACCACTGGCGAACCCGTCCGGACCGCCGTCGCCACGTGGGCCCTGGCGGACACCGCAATGCTGGCCGACGCCTTGGCCACCGCCCTTTTCTTTGTCCCCGGAGACCAGCTCCAGGAGCAATTCGATTTCTCCTGGCTCACCGTGTTTTCCGATGGCAGCGCGGCCCGCTCCGCCGACTTCGAAGGGACACTGTTCACATGA
- a CDS encoding FMN-binding protein produces MRPSVRKSVFAGIAGLSLAGTVAGCAPSAAESTPAAPGGSVAETSAASPSAGTSSLAGSGSTYKDGTYSADGNYVSPNGTETVGVELTLAGGTVTGVNITQHPSNPNTRKFQGQFAGGIAAQIVGKNIDELNVSKVAGSSLTSGGFNQAVDKIKQEAQ; encoded by the coding sequence ATGAGACCGTCAGTCCGCAAGAGTGTTTTCGCCGGAATCGCCGGCCTGTCCCTCGCTGGAACCGTAGCCGGATGCGCGCCTTCCGCCGCCGAGAGCACACCCGCCGCCCCCGGGGGCAGCGTTGCGGAGACTTCTGCCGCCAGTCCGTCCGCCGGGACGTCGTCGCTGGCCGGCAGCGGTTCCACGTACAAGGACGGAACCTACAGCGCTGATGGAAATTACGTTTCCCCCAATGGAACGGAGACGGTGGGGGTGGAACTTACCCTGGCCGGTGGCACCGTCACGGGCGTCAACATCACCCAGCACCCGTCCAACCCGAACACCCGCAAGTTCCAGGGGCAATTCGCCGGCGGCATTGCGGCGCAGATCGTGGGCAAGAACATCGACGAACTTAATGTCTCCAAAGTTGCCGGTTCTTCGCTGACCAGCGGCGGGTTCAACCAGGCAGTGGACAAGATCAAGCAGGAGGCGCAGTAG
- the argS gene encoding arginine--tRNA ligase, with product MTPEELSLAISACLKDAVAAGEIALSASAVPDEVRVERPKNREHGDWATNIALQLAKQAGTNPREFATVLSARLKSIDGVFAVDIAGPGFLNITVDAATAGALAKVIVESGRQYGTNTALAGHTVNMEFVSANPTGPLHIGHTRWAALGDAIARVLRASGADVTAEYYINDAGSQMNTFATSVYSRLHGLPVPDGGYPGQYIADLGHEVLTAHPDIRELTEVAALPVIRAAAYEAQMKDIKATLADFGVEFDVFFSEQELHDAGAIESAVARLREQGHVFDDGGAVWLRTTDFGDDKDRVMIRANGEPTYFAADAAYYLSKKDRGFTEKIYLLGADHHGYINRLKAIAACAGDDPEVNIEVLIGQLVSVNGAKLSKRAGNIIELKDLIDWLGKDAVRYSLARFPADSPLTLDPELLKKHSNENPVFYVQYAHARSRGAARNAVAAGVERQVDGKDSFDAALLDHATENELLSYLGSYPSIVAKAAELREPHRVARHLEAIAGAYHRWYDACRIAPMGDEPVTDVNRTRLWLNDATSQVLANGLDLLGVSAPERM from the coding sequence GTGACTCCCGAAGAACTCTCCCTCGCCATATCCGCCTGCCTGAAAGACGCCGTCGCCGCCGGCGAGATCGCCCTTTCAGCATCAGCAGTGCCAGACGAGGTACGCGTGGAGCGGCCCAAGAACCGCGAGCACGGAGACTGGGCCACCAACATTGCCCTGCAGCTTGCCAAGCAGGCCGGCACCAACCCGCGCGAGTTCGCCACCGTGCTGAGCGCGCGGCTTAAATCGATCGACGGCGTCTTCGCAGTGGATATCGCCGGACCCGGCTTCCTGAACATCACCGTGGATGCTGCCACGGCCGGCGCGCTCGCCAAGGTCATTGTTGAGTCCGGAAGGCAGTACGGAACCAATACGGCGCTCGCCGGGCACACGGTGAATATGGAGTTCGTCTCCGCCAACCCCACAGGCCCCCTGCACATCGGCCATACGCGCTGGGCCGCCCTGGGCGATGCCATTGCGCGCGTGCTCCGCGCCTCCGGAGCGGACGTCACGGCCGAGTACTACATCAACGACGCCGGCTCACAGATGAACACCTTTGCCACCTCCGTGTACTCCCGCCTGCACGGCCTCCCCGTCCCCGACGGCGGATACCCCGGACAGTACATCGCTGACCTTGGCCACGAGGTGCTCACGGCACACCCGGATATCCGCGAACTCACCGAAGTTGCTGCCCTGCCGGTCATCCGCGCGGCCGCCTATGAGGCCCAGATGAAGGACATCAAGGCCACCCTGGCGGACTTCGGCGTCGAGTTCGATGTGTTCTTCTCCGAGCAGGAACTGCACGACGCCGGCGCTATCGAAAGTGCCGTTGCCCGCCTTCGCGAGCAGGGCCACGTGTTCGACGACGGCGGTGCCGTCTGGCTGCGGACCACCGACTTTGGCGACGACAAGGACCGCGTGATGATCCGCGCGAACGGCGAGCCCACCTACTTCGCCGCGGATGCCGCCTACTACCTCTCCAAGAAGGACCGCGGCTTCACCGAGAAGATCTACCTGCTCGGCGCGGACCACCACGGGTACATCAACCGGCTCAAGGCCATCGCCGCCTGCGCCGGGGACGATCCCGAGGTGAATATCGAGGTGCTGATCGGCCAGCTGGTGTCCGTGAACGGCGCCAAGCTGTCCAAGCGGGCCGGCAACATCATCGAGCTCAAGGACCTGATCGACTGGCTGGGCAAGGACGCCGTCCGCTACTCGCTGGCGCGGTTCCCCGCAGATTCGCCGCTGACGCTGGACCCGGAGCTGCTGAAGAAGCACAGCAACGAGAACCCGGTGTTCTACGTGCAGTACGCCCATGCCCGCTCCCGTGGCGCCGCCCGCAACGCGGTGGCAGCCGGGGTGGAGCGCCAGGTGGACGGCAAGGACAGCTTCGACGCCGCGCTCCTGGACCACGCCACCGAAAACGAACTGCTCTCCTACCTGGGCAGCTACCCTTCCATCGTGGCCAAGGCCGCGGAACTGCGCGAGCCGCACCGCGTGGCACGGCACCTCGAAGCGATCGCCGGCGCCTACCACCGCTGGTACGACGCCTGCCGCATTGCGCCGATGGGCGACGAACCGGTGACCGATGTGAACCGCACCCGGCTGTGGCTCAACGATGCCACCAGCCAGGTGCTGGCGAACGGCCTGGACCTGCTCGGCGTTTCCGCGCCGGAACGGATGTGA
- the lysA gene encoding diaminopimelate decarboxylase: protein MSVQTGNTASPLAPEWLAVPEDLNALQEPMWARTVERNDDGGLAVAGVSVAALKEQFGTPLFVMDESDFRSRARAFKDSFDAAFADICGGVDVYYAGKSFLCTAVVKWVEEEGLRLDTASGGELAVAARAGIPGERVALHGNNKSDAEINRALDMKLGRIVVDSLAELERVGAIAQARGDQAKVMLRLTPGVHAHTHEFIATAHEDQKFGLSMAGDTTGQAGLSAAEEAVAAASAHAGIELLGLHCHIGSQIFEPDGFALAAEKLLRFLAAMQEKYSIVMPELDLGGGYGIAYTPVDTPRPAAEIATAMAAVVRSTCAELGIDAPRISIEPGRAIVGSTTFTLYEVGTLKTVRVDAPGTASDGGNNVTYPRRYVSVDGGMSDNARPVLYDADYSAVLASRTSSAAPQLSRVVGKHCESGDIVVRDVYLPEDVAAGDLLAVPGTGAYCWALSSNYNYLARPGVVAVRDGSARLIVRGETEEDLLNRDMGA from the coding sequence ATGTCTGTACAGACCGGCAACACTGCGTCCCCGTTGGCGCCCGAATGGCTTGCAGTCCCCGAGGACCTGAATGCCCTGCAGGAACCGATGTGGGCCAGGACTGTTGAACGGAACGACGACGGCGGCCTGGCAGTTGCCGGCGTTTCCGTTGCCGCCCTGAAGGAACAGTTCGGCACTCCATTGTTCGTGATGGACGAATCGGACTTCCGTTCCCGCGCACGAGCCTTCAAGGACTCCTTTGACGCCGCCTTTGCCGACATCTGCGGCGGCGTGGACGTCTACTACGCCGGTAAATCCTTCCTGTGCACCGCAGTGGTGAAGTGGGTGGAGGAGGAAGGGCTGCGCCTGGACACCGCCTCCGGCGGCGAACTGGCCGTGGCCGCCCGCGCCGGGATCCCGGGGGAGCGCGTCGCCCTGCACGGCAACAACAAGTCCGACGCCGAGATCAACCGTGCGCTGGACATGAAGCTGGGCCGCATAGTGGTGGACAGCCTGGCTGAGCTGGAACGGGTCGGGGCCATCGCCCAGGCCCGCGGCGACCAGGCAAAGGTCATGCTGCGGCTCACCCCCGGCGTGCACGCCCACACCCATGAGTTCATCGCCACCGCCCACGAGGACCAGAAGTTCGGCCTCTCCATGGCGGGGGACACCACCGGGCAGGCAGGCCTGTCAGCCGCGGAGGAAGCCGTAGCAGCAGCGTCCGCACATGCGGGGATTGAACTGCTGGGACTGCACTGCCACATCGGCTCCCAGATCTTCGAACCGGACGGCTTCGCGCTGGCCGCGGAGAAGCTGCTCCGCTTCCTCGCCGCCATGCAGGAAAAGTACTCCATCGTGATGCCGGAACTGGATCTCGGCGGCGGCTACGGCATCGCATACACGCCGGTGGACACCCCCCGCCCCGCAGCAGAGATCGCGACGGCGATGGCCGCCGTCGTGCGTTCCACCTGCGCTGAGCTGGGCATTGACGCCCCCCGCATCTCCATTGAGCCAGGACGCGCCATCGTGGGCAGCACCACCTTCACCCTGTATGAGGTGGGAACCCTGAAGACCGTGCGCGTGGATGCGCCCGGAACTGCGAGTGACGGCGGCAACAACGTTACGTATCCGCGCCGGTATGTTTCGGTTGACGGCGGTATGAGCGATAACGCCCGGCCGGTGCTGTACGACGCGGATTATTCGGCCGTCCTGGCCTCCCGCACGTCCTCCGCCGCGCCCCAGCTGTCCCGCGTGGTGGGCAAACATTGCGAGAGCGGCGACATAGTTGTTAGAGATGTATATCTGCCCGAGGACGTGGCAGCCGGTGATCTGCTTGCTGTACCGGGGACCGGCGCCTACTGCTGGGCCCTGTCAAGCAACTACAACTATCTGGCCCGGCCGGGCGTTGTCGCGGTGCGCGACGGATCTGCCCGGCTGATTGTCCGCGGGGAAACCGAAGAAGATCTGCTGAACCGCGACATGGGAGCCTGA